The nucleotide sequence CACCGCGGCCGCTGGCGCACTACCAGGAGGTGCTCCGGCGCCGCATCGACCCGGCCCAGGCGATCCACGTGGTGCGCGACAGCGACCTGGTGCCGAAGTCGGTGCTCGGCGAGTGGGAGGCTGCGAAGCTCTTCGATCCCTGGAGCCGTCCGACCGCGCGCAACATGCGGGCCGGCCAGCAGCGCGAGTACGACACGCAGCGCGCGCAGCTGGTGGCGATGGGGCTGGAGCCCGACGACTACCTGCCGCGTCCGCCGGACGCCGAGATCCTGCCCGACCTCGACGACATGCCCGACTACACGCAGCGGGTGCAGGAGCGGATCGAGGACTCGGTGCGTTCGCGCAAGCAGCTCGAGGCCGACAACGAGGCGCGCCGGCAGGAGGCGGGCTTCGATGCCGGGCCGACGCCGGGGGCGCCCGCGAGCCGCTTCGATCCCGATGCCTTCATTCGCGAGATCGAGCGCGCCGACGACTTCGCGCGCGAAGCCGGCGGCGCGGCGGCGGCACCGATGTTCTCGGCGCAGCAGCGCGCGCAGATGATCGAGCGCGTGCATCGCAGCTACCTGCACGCGGCGCACCTGTCGGATCCCGCGCCCGCGCCCACCTCGTTCCGTGCCGCCAAGATCCGGCGCCGGCTCGAATCGGCGCCGCCCGGCGAGCGCCGCTTCGCGCGCATGAACCTCATCGGCGCGAACCTGTCGGGCATGGACCTGCGCGGGGCCGACTTCTCGGGCGCGATGCTCGAGGATGCGGACCTCTCGGGCGCGCGGCTCGATGGCTGCGATTTCTCGCAGGCGGTGCTGGCGCGCGCCAACCTGTCGGGCGCGATCGGGCCCGCCGCGCGCTTCGATGGCGCCAACCTGGGGGCCGCGCGCTGCGTCGGATCCGACTTCTCGGGGGCCAGCTTCGTCGAGGCGAACCTCGACAAGGCCATGCTCGAATCGAGCGTGTTCGCCGGCGCGACCTTCGAGCGCACCGGCTTCCACGAGAGCGTGCTGCGGCAATGCGACCTGCGCCGCACGCGCTGGATGCAGGTGCCCATGTTCAGGCTCCAGCTCGACCAGCTGGTGTTCGACGAGGCGGACTTCTCGCGCGTGGTCTGGCTCGAGTGCCGCATGGCGGACGTTTCGTTCGCGGGCGCGAAGCTGGTGCAGTGCGGCTTCGTATCGCTCGACGGCGGCGCGGGCATCGCCTTTTCCGAGGCGCGCCTGGAGGCCTGCAGCTTCGCCCACGGCAGCTCGCTTCCGGGCGCGCTCTTTCGCGCCGCCTCGCTGACCCATTGCGGCCTGCGCGGCGCCGGGCTCGCCGGCGCGGACTTCACGCAGGCCCGGCTCGACGGCTGCGACTTCTCCGCGTGCGATCTGCGCGGCGCGCGACTGGAACGCATGGCCGCGGGCGAGAGCCTGTTCGTGCGCGCCGACCTGTCGGGGGCCTCGCTGCGCGGCGCCAACCTCATCGATGCCAACCTCTCGAAGTCGAACCTGCTCGGCGCCGACCTCGCGCAGGCCAACCTGTTCCGTGCCGACGTCTCGCAGGCGCTGCTCGACGGCACCACGCACATGGACGGCGCCTACACCCAGCATGCCAAGGTCTGGCCCGCGCGCGGGACGGGAGGCGGCGCATGACGCGCGATGAGCTCGTCGACAAGGTGCGCCACGGCGTTCCGCTCATGGGCGCGCGCCTGTCCGGCGCCGACCTGTCGGGGCTCGATCTCTCGGGTGCCATCCTGGAAGGCGTCGATCTTTCCGGGGCGGCCCTGGCGGGTTGCAGCCTCGAGGACGCCACGCTGTCGAATTGCCAACTCGCCGGCGCCGATCTCTCGCAGGCCTGCCTCGAGGGCGCGCGCATTCACCGCTGCGACCTGAGCGAGGTACGCGCGCCCGGCGCGCGGATCGACGATGCCGCGTTCGTGGAGTCGCAGCTGGCGCGGGCGCTGTTCGAGACCGAGCGCATCGCCCGCGTGCAGTTCTTCCGCTGCGGCCTCGAGCAGGCCGTGCTGAAAGGGGCCTGGATCGAGCGCTCCACCTTCGCCGAATCGCGCATGGACGGCATGGACCTGTGCGGCGCGCGGCTGGAATTCGCGGTCTTCCACCGGGCCGACCTGCGCACCGTGGCATGGACCGGCGCGCGTTGCGAGAGCTCGGTCTTCATCGAGTGCGACCTCTCCGGCCAGCGCCTGGCCGGGCAGCGCTTCGCGCTGTGCCAGTTCACCGACAGCAGGCTCGACGAGGTCGACTTCACCGGGGCCGACCTGGTGCAGAGCAACTTCAAGGGCGCCTCGCTCGCAGGCGCGTGCTTCGCGGGCGTGGATGCCAGGCAGGCGCTGTTTCCCGAGGCCGATGCGCGCGGCGTGAACTTCCGCGCCGGCCGCTTCGAGCGATCGATCTGGGTCCGGGCCCGGCTTGATGGCGCGGACCTGCGCGAGGCCGACCTGTCGTTGAGCGTGTTCCAGCGCGCGCGCTGCGCCGGCGCGGACCTGCGCGGTGCGCGGCTCGACGATGCCGACCTGTCGTATGCCGACCTCGGCGGCGCCGACCTGCGCGACGCGCATTTCCTGCGCACCCGCCTGCACCGCGCGGAGCAGGCGGAAACCCGCTTCTCGACACGCGCCGGCATCATCGAGCACGACATCGAACTGCACAAGGCGCAGGCGTGGTCCGACGCGCCATGAGGCCGCGGACCGCGAGATTCGCAAAGCATCCGAAAGCACAAAGGAGTAACGAGATGAATGTCGTCGCATTGCGTTCGCCGGCCACCGCCGCTTCGGTTTCCATCCACCTGCTGGGCAAGGTCCTGGCCTGCGAGCCGCACGGGGCCATCCTCGTCGAGGACGAGGGCGGCGGCCAATGGACCTGCCGCCGCGCCGCCAGCTGCCTGCTGCAGCCCGCGCCTGGCGATACGGTGCTGTTCTCCGGGCCCGACGCGCAGCGCGTGTTCCTGATCGCCGTCGTCGAGCAGGCCGATCCACGGGCCAGCCGCATCGAGGTGCCCGGCGACCTGGTGCTGAGCGCACCGGGCGGGTCGATCGCCGTCGACAGCGCGACCGACCTCCGGCTGCACAGTGCCGGCAAGCTCGACATGGCGGGCGCGCAATGGCAGGTGCGGGCCGAGCAGGCCCAGCTCCAGGTCGCGGAGATGCGCTACGTCGGGCAGGCCGTCGATGCGACCGTCGGGCGCGTGCGGCTTCTTGGCAAGCTGTTCGAGACGATGGCGGACCGGCTGCTCAGCATGGCGCGCAGCACGCTGCGCGTGGTCGACGAGACCGAGCAGGTCCGCGTCGGCCACCTCGATTGCGAAGCCAGCCACGCGGTGCGCATCCATGGCCACCACACCGTCGTGACCGGCAAGGAACTTGTCAAGGTGGACGCGGCCCAGATCCACATGGGCTGAAGGAGGGACCGACGATGTTCGCCAACTGCCAGCTCATGGGAATGGATATCGCGTTTCCCGACGTGTGCCGCACGCCCGTGCCCTTTCCCTTTCCCAACATGGCGCTCGGGCCGATGGCCATTCCCAACGCCTGGAACATCCTGTTCATGGCCATGCCCGCGCACAACATGGCCACCTTCACGCCGATCACGCTGGGCGACCAGCCGGGCGTGCTCGGCGGCGTGATCTCGCAGACCTTCATGCAGCAGTCGCGCCACCTGACGGGCGCCTTCACCGTGCTGGTCAAGGGCACGCCGGTCACGCGCGTGACGAGCATCTCGCTGCAGAACCGCTGCAACATCGTGGGCATGCGGCTGGTGCCGAGCCAGTTCAAGATGCTGGTGCTGGCGCCCTGAGCCGCGCGAGGGGCGCGCCGCGCCTTCAGCCGGGATGGCGCGGGGGCTGCGCCGTCCCCGCCAGCGTCACCTGCTGCGGAAAGCCCACCCACACCGCGAGCGCCGAGAAGTTGTCGCGCGACTCGTCGGCCTTGGCCTCGGCCGCGCGGCGCAGCAGCGCGAGCCATTCCTCGGCGCTGTCGGCCAGTTGCAGCGAGCGCTCCATGACCTGCTGCGAGATCAGTTGCCACAGCCCGTCGGTGCACAGCAGGAAGGCATCGCCGTCGGCCAGCCGCTGCGTGCCCGAGACGGTGGCCTCGGCACGTTCGCGCGCGCCGAGCGCGCGGTAGAGCAGGTTGCTCTGGATCAGCGCCTGCGCGCCGTTGGCCGGCGCGGCCTCGCCGTGGGCCATGCCTTCGCGCGAGCGCTGCGACAGGCTGTGGTCCTCGGTGCGTTCCATCAGCACGCCGCGACGGAACCAGTAGAGGCGGCTGTCGCCCACATGGGCCCAGCGCGCCTGGCCGCTGCTGCGGTCGACGAACAGCGAGACGAAGGTCGCGCTCATCTTTCCCTGCTCGGCCTGCGCGCGCTGGCGCGCGAGGATCGCGTCGTTGGCGCGCGTCACGCACTGCTGGATGTCCTCCGCGGCCACCGAGGGGTTGGCGACGAAGGCGTTGAGCGCGGTGTCGACCGCGGTGCGCGCGGCCTGCTCGCCGCCGGCATTGCCGCCGACGCCGTCGCTCACGACGAAGCAGCCGAACCAGTCGTCGAGGTGGTAGCCGATCGCATCCTGGTTGCCGCTGCGCTCGCCCACGCAGGAGAACTGCGACGTGGACAGCGGGACGGCGAACGGGGTCGTGCGGGTCGCTTCAAGCACGGCGTGCCTCCTTCAATCGTTCCATTTCCCGGTCGTAGGCCTGCTGGAAGGCCCGGCCGAACACGGCCTGGAAATCGTCCTCGACGGCAGCCGTGGTCTCGGCGTGCAGCTGCTGCAGCTGGCGCCACAGGCGTGCGTCGCGGCCGCCGGGCAGCAGCTTTTCGCCGAGGCCGCCGTCGTGCGGCGTGTCCTTCTTGAGCGCCTCGGGATCGAAGCGCTGCAGCACCATCAGCAGCGCGGCGCGCATGCCCGCGACCATGCCGAGCTGGTGCGACTGCAGGTCGCCGAGCGCGTCGTGCACCGCGGCCTCGGGCGGCAGGAAGCCCGGCATGCGCGCGCCGAACATCTGCATCAGCACCGCGCGGCCGTTGGGCAGGATCTTGAACGGGTTGTTCTCCTCGTCCACGATCATCGTGATCTCGGCGCGCACCTCGCGCTTGAGCATCGCGCGCGAGGACAGCAGCTCGATGGTGCCGTCGGTGAAGGCGCGCATCAGCCGGCCGAGCCTGCGCATCATCTCGGCATCGAGCTGCTGCTGGCCCGCGACGTCGGGCACGCCGGCGCCATCGAGGAAGGCGCGGAACAGCGCCTCGCAGGAGGCCGCGGGCAGCGCGGGCGCGGTGTCGGTGGCGGGGCTCGAAGGGGCGGTGACGGCGACCGGTTCGGGGCTCGCCTTCGGCGCGACGACTTCGGCCGGCACCTCGACCGGCACTTCGATCGCGGCCGGCGCGGGCGCCACCACGGGCGTGGTCACCGGGGCCATGGTCGGCAGCGCCGCGGGCAGCGGTGCTTCGGCGGGCGTGGCGGGTGGGTGCGTCGGCATGGCCGCGAGCACGGCCTCGACGGGCGCGCTCTGCATCGATGCGGTGGGCGGCGCGGCGACCGGCGTCGCGGGTGCCGCCTCGCGTTCGGGCTCGGGCTCGACCATGCGCGCGGGCGGCTGCGCCACGGGCAGCGGCATCGGCGTCGGCGGACGGAACTGGCCCGACACCTCGTGCGCATGGTTGGGCTGGGTGTAGCCCGGCACCGCCGGCCGCTTCTCGAGCAGGTCCATCGCGGGATGCACGTCCTCGAGCGCGGGCGCATGCGTCAGCGCGGTGGGCCGCGGATCGGACAGCGGCGAAGGCGCGTCCCGGTCGGCCGCGAACAGCGACAGCGGATCGATGCCGCGCTTGAGCGCGAAGTCGGACACGTCGGTGGTGGCGCCGGGGTTCAGCTGCGCCAGCGGATCGGCCGGGTTCCTGCGCGCCTGCGAGGGCAGCTCGAAGGGCTCGTGCGCGAACGGGTCGGGCATGGGCTCGGGCGTGGTGTCGGCACGGCGCGGCGCGTTGGCGAGGATCGCATCCCAGTCGGCCGCGGTGGGCATCGACGAGCGCGCGGCCGGTGCGGGCGCGGGCGCCGCGGGGGGCGGCGGCACCGGCGATGCGAAGGCGGCGGGCGGCGGCGCGAATGCCGGCGATGCGGGCGCGAAGACCGGCGCGGCCACGGGCGCGGGCGGCCGTTGCGCCGGCGGCGGCACCGGTTGCGGCACGGGTTGCTGTAGGGGCGCCTCGCGCGGCGGCGCGGCATGCGTGTCGCCGATCGGCAGGGCGCCCGCGCCGAACAGGTCGGAGAACACGTCGGACACCGGTGCCTGCGGCAGCAGCGCATCGAGCGGCGCGGCCGCGGGTGGAGGCGCTGGCGGATAGGCCGGCGGCATCGAGGTCGGCAGCGATGCGGCCTGCGCACCGAAGTCCGGTGTCGATGCGAGGCGCGAGCTCACCGGTGCCGCGGCCAGGCGCGAGCTCGCGGACTCGACCGCGGGCGGCCACGCGACGGTGGGTTCGACAGCGGCCGGCGCGGGCGCGATGGCCGACGCCGCGCGGCTCGTGCCGGCATTCGCGGGCGTGGCCTCGAGCACGTAGCTGCCGATCGTCACGCGATCGCCCTCGGCGATCGGCGACTCCTGGTCGTGACGCAGCGTCTGTCCGTTCACGCTGATCGGCAGCACCGCGCTCATGTTGCGCAGCACCGCGCGGCCTTCGTCGTCGAAACGCACCGTGGCCTGCAGGCGCGAGATCTGCCGCTGTTCGTCGGGCAGCACGAGGTGGTTGTCGGGGCTGCGGCCGATGGTGCCGCCGGGCGCGGCGAGCAGGGCCGACGGACCCGCGGCCACCGGCCGGCCCGCATGTTCGATCACCGTCCAACGCATGGCATCTCCCAATTCATGACACGGGCTCCTGGCGTGGGAGGCCCGTCAGCGCTTCATCTTCTTGGCGGCTTCGAACGCGGGGCCCCACACGGGATGCTTGCGCTCGGCGATGCTGAGATCGAAGGAAGGGAAGGCATCGAGGATCTTGAGGAACTGCGTGCGGCACTCGGGCAGCTGGTTGGCCACGCAGTAGCTGAAGGCCTCGAGCTTCATCGCGGCGAGCCGCGTGTTGGGCTCGGCCGCATCGAACACCGACACGCCGCCGCTCTTGAGCGTGGAGATGGCCTTCGCGTAGTCGCCATCGTCGTAGGCCTGCTGCGCGCGTTCGAGCGTGGTGCGCGCGACCTGCTGGCTCAGGCGTTCGGGTTGCGGCGGTCCTGGATCGGTGGCCTTCGGGGTGGTGTCGCAGCCTGCGACCAGAAAGAGCGGGATCACCAGAGCGCACAGCAATGACTTCAATCTTCTCTCCTGCCTTGCAAAGTTAAGCCTGGATACTGTGCCGCATCGATATGACGGCACGTCGGCCGACATCGTCGCTGCATGACGTCTCGATACTATAGGCGCGAACTTCGATGGGAGAACCCATGCATCGACGAACCCTGCTGCGAAGCGCGATCGTGACCTCGCCGCTGCTCGCCGGACTCGGCGGCTGTGCATCGACGGCCAAGTCCATGCCCACGCCCTACGCGGTGTCGATCAAGGTCGACGACGGCGTCAACCCCGATGGCCGCGGACAGGCCGCGCCGATCCTCGTGAAGGTGTTCGAGCTCAAGTCCTCGGGCAACTTCGAGACCGCCGACTACTTCGCACTGCAGGACCGCGATCGCGAGACGCTCGCGGCCGAACTCGTGAATGCCGACCAGGCCATTCTTCGCAGCGGCGAAGAGCGCGTCTTCAAGCGCGAGGCCGGCCTCGATTCGCGCGCCATCGGCGTGATCGCGGGCTACCGCAAGCTCGAGAACGCACGCTGGCGCCTCGTGCTGCCGCTCAAGGAGCCCAAGCAGACGAACCTCTACAAGGTCTGGCAGTTCTCTCCGAGTGAACAAAAGGTTCGCATCGTGATCCGCAAGACCGGTATCGAACTGTTGCCGACTACGTGATTTCGTAGCACTTGCGCGCACGCCCTAATACGAAAGTGCGCTGCACGTAGGCCAAGGCCTCGACGCTGCAAAAACGGTGCAAAACGTAAACATCGCCGTGTAGCATCGACACGCAATGCGCCCATGCAGGGAGGGCATCTCGACGATGGACCGCCCGCAAGAGAGTGGCCGCACTCCAGGAGGTTTTCTTTGGTGACAGTTCGCAATCCGGGCGCCATCAGCAGAACAGGCGCCCATCCGCAGGCGTTGGCGAATCGCGTGGTGTGGTCCGAGGGCATGTACCTGCGGCCGCAGCATTTCCAGCAACTGGAGCGCTACGTCGAGCAGTACGTGACGCGCCGCACCGCGGGGCTGCAGGGTGCGTTCTGGGGCTGGCTGCACCTGGACATCGATCGCGACGCGCATGCGCTGGGCCGCGTCTCGCTGCTCGGCGGATCGGGCGTGATGCCCGACGGCACGCCGTTCTCCTTCGGCGTGGAGGACGCACCCGTTCCCTACGACGTGCCGAGCGACCTGACCGACGAACTGGTGGTGCTCGCATTGCCGCTGCGCCGGCCCGGCAGCGAGGAAGTCATCTTCGCGGAAGACACGACCTCGGCCGCGCGCTTCCACGTGGTCGAGCGCGAAGTCGCCGATGGCAACGCAGTTGCATTGGGCCCGGCGGTGCTGCAGCTCGCGGCGCCGCGGCTGCGGCTGGTGCGCGCCTCCTCGCTGACCGCGGAGTGGCAGGCGATCGGCGCGGTGCGCGTGATCGAGCGCCGCACCGACCACAAGCTGGTGATCGACGCCAACTACATCCCGCCGGTGCTCGACGTGTCGGCGCAGCCGATGCTGCGCAGCATGGTGGCCGAGCTGCACGGCCTGCTCACGCAGCGTTCCGAGGCGCTGGCCTCGCGCCTGTCGCAGCCGGGGCGCGGCGGCGTCAGCGAGGTCTCCGACTTCCTGCTGCTCGAGCTCGTGAACCGCTACCTCGCGCTCACCTGGCATGCGCAGCAGGCGGTGCAGGTGCATCCCGAGGAGCTGTTCATCGACTGGTTCAAGCTGGCCTGCCACCTCGCCACGCACACCTCGCCCACGCGGCGGCCCGTGGTGTGGCCGGTGTACGACCACGACAACCTCAACGAGAGCATCCGCCCGCTGATGGAGGAGCTGCGCCGCTCGCTGTCGGCCGTGCTCGAGCAGAGCGCGATCGCGATCGAGCTCGAGGAGCGCAGCCACGGCGTGCGCGTGGGTCGCATGCCCGACCCGGTGCTGGTGCGCAACGCGGGCTTCGTGCTCGCGGTGCATGCCGACCTGCCGGCCGACGCGATCCAGCAGCGTTTCCCCACGCAGGTGAAGATCGGCTCGGTCGAGCGCATCCGCGACCTGGTGCAGCTGCAGCTGCCGGGCGTGACCGTGCGGCCGCTGCCGGTGGCGCCGCGGCAGATTCCCTACAACGCGGGCTACCACTACTTCGAGCTCGACAAGAGCGGCGACATGTGGCGCCAGCTCGAGAAGTCGGGCGGCGTGGCCATGCACCTGGCCGGCGAGTTCCCCGGCCTGGCCATGGAGTTCTGGGCCATCCGTCCGTGAGCGATCGCATGAACGGCATCAACGACGTGGCCGTCGGGCCGGGCGGCTTCGTGCCGCCGAATCCGGGCGGCGGCACCAGCGGCGGCGCCCATGGCGGCAACAACCCGCTGAACGCCCCGCGCGGCCTCGGCGAGCAGCCGCAGGCCTTCACCGCCTTCCACGACACGCGGCGCCCGCATGCGGGCGACACCGCGCTGGCCGGCAACAACCCGCTGGTGGCCGCGGCCAACCCGCTACTCGACCTGATCCCGCAGATCCGCGCCACCGGCCACCACGACTCGCCCGCGCAGTTGCGCGAGCACCTGGTCGACGAGGTGCGCCGCTTCGAGACGCGCGCGCAGCAGAGCGGCATCTCGCCCGAGGTCATCATCGGCGCGCGCTACTGCCTTTGCACCGCCGTCGACGAGGCGGCCGCGCTCACGCCCTGGGGCGGCAGCATCTGGTCCTCGCAGAGCCTGCTGGTGATGTTCCACAACGAGACCTGGGGCGGCGAGAAGTTCTTCCAGCTGCTCTCGCGCCTGGTGCAGAACCCGCAGCAGCACCTGCACCTGATCGAGCTCATCTACTTCTGCCTCGCGATGGGCTTCGAGGGGCGCTTCCGCGTCATCGACAACGGCCGCTCGCAGCTCGAGACCCTCAAGCAGCGCCTGCTGCAGATCATCCGCCAGACGCGCGGCGAGATCGCGCAGCCGCTGTCGCCGCACTGGCAGGACACCAGCGCGCCCGTGCGCCGCACGCGCAACTGGCTGCCGGTGTGGGCCGTGGGCGCGGTGGCCGCGGTGCTCCTGATGATCGCCTTCGCGCTCCTGACCTTCAACCTCGGCGGCACCTCCGACGGCGCCTTCTCCGCGATCAACGCGGTGCGCCTGCCGCAGACGCAGCGCGCGGTGGCGCAGCCCGCGCCGCAGCCGCGGCTGCAGCGCTTCCTCGAGGCCGAGATCCGCGAGGGCCTGGTGAGCGTGCGCGACGAGGCCGACCGCAGCGTGGTGATCCTGCGCGGCGACGGCCTGTTCGCCTCGGGCGCCGACAAGGTGCTCGACCGCTACGTGCCGGTGCTCAACCGCGTGGCCGAGGCGCTCAACGCGGTCGAGGGCAGCGTGCTGATCAACGGCTACTCCGACGACCAGCCGATCCGCAGCGTGCGCTTCCCGTCGAACTGGCACCTGTCGCAGGCGCGGGCCGACTCGGTGCGCAAGATGATCGGCGCGCGCATGACGCGCCCCGACCGGCTGCGCGCCGAGGGCCGCGGCGATGCCGACCCGATCGTGCCGAACGACTCGCCGGCCAACCGCGCGCGCAACCGCCGTGTGGAAGTGACCTTGCTGGTCGCGCCGGTGGCACCGCAGGGAGGACGCTGAGATGCTGCGCGCGTTCTTCCGTTTCCTGATCAGCCGCGACCTCTGGGTCTTCTTCGGCCTGGTCGCGCTGGCCTTCCTGATCTGGATCATCGGCCCGGTGATCGCGGTCGGCCGCTACCGCCCGCTCGAGAGCGAGTTCGTGCGCATCGTCGTGATCGCGCTGATGTTCGCGATCTGGCTGGTGCGCGTGGCCTACCGCAAGTGGCGCGAGCGCCGCCTCAACGCGCAGCTGCTGAACCAGCTGCGCACGCCCTCCAGGAAGGAGAAGGAGGCCAAGCCCGAGGAGGCGCCCGAGATCAAGGAGCTGCAGACCGGCTTCAACGACGCCACCTCGATCCTGCGCAACATGCGCTTCGGACCGGGCGAGGAGGGCAAGGCCGCGGGCCGCTTCTCGATCTTCGACCGCCAGTACCTCTACCAGCTGCCCTGGTACATCTTCATCGGCGCGCCGGGCTCGGGCAAGACCACGGCGCTGGTCAACTCCGACCTCGACTTCCCGCTCGCCGACCAGCTCGGCAAGGCCGCGGTGCGCGGCATCGGCGGCACGCGCAACTGCGACTGGTGGTTCACCAACGACGCGGTGCTGATCGACACGGCGGGGCGCTACACCACGCACGAGAGCAACCGCGAGACCGACGAGGGCGAGTGGAAAGGCTTCCTCGAGCTGCTCAAGAAGTTCCGCCCGCGCCAGCCGATCAACGGCGCGATCCTCACCATCAGCATCGCCGACCTGCCGCTGGCCGACGACGCGCAGCGCGCGCGCCACGCGATGGCGCTGCGCAAGCGGCTGCTCGAGCTGCGCAACGACCTGGGCATCAACTTCCCGGTCTACGTGATGGTGACCAAGGCCGACCTGCTGGCCGGCTTCAACGAGTACTTCGGCGGCCTGAGCCGCGCCGAGCGCGCGCAGGTCTGGGGCTTCACCTTCCCGATCGATGCGAGCGCCGCCAGCGCCAAGCCCGCCAAGGGCGACAAGCGCGCGGGCACCGCCACCACGCTCGAGGGCAGCGACCTGCGCGAGCGCTTCCAGCAGGAGTACCGGCTGCTGCACCAGCGGCTCGACGAGCGCCTGCCCGAGCTGCTGGCCGCCGAGCCCGATCCGATGCGCCGCGCGCAGGCCTACCTGCTGCCGCAGCAGTTCGCGAGCTTCGAGGACATCCTCGGCACCTTCCTGGCCGACGTCTTCAATCCGTCGAAGTTCGAGACCGCGCCGATGCTGCGCGGCGTCTACTTCACCAGCGGCACGCAGGAGGGCACGGCCTTCGACCGCGTGATGGGCGCGATCAAGCGCTACCTGCAGGTCAACGCGCCGCCGGCGCCGCCGCCGGGACCGGGCAAGAGCTACTTCCTCAAGGAGCTGCTGCAGCAGGTGATCTTCCGCGACGCGGGCGTGGCCGGCACCAACCTGCGCTGGTACCGGCGCAAGCGCGCGGCCGACCTGGTGGGCTACAGCGTGATCGGCGTGCTGCTGGTGGCGCTGCTGGGCGCCTGCGTCAACAGCTGGCACAACAACAAGCAGTACGTGGCCGAGGTCGACGGCAACGCGAAGTCCTTCAACCGCGCCGCGGCGCGCGGCGAGCTGCCGACCG is from Variovorax paradoxus and encodes:
- a CDS encoding DUF2169 domain-containing protein; this encodes MKTVKPFRLSILTRPYRWQRRDTLGVSVLAMFSLGADPKLMPEQELWQVASEELDPGCVLDLGLPKLAPEMLASGYCYTAHQDDKTRAAAGLRVAGLERSLLVHGDRYWLDGRSTSPQPFDRMRMDWRHAYGGADLADNPMGIGRSDEIVNGVRTRRLPNVVVPGRDMSAPDQPVAPASLAGMPPDWPQRMKLMGSAYGKGWVENDFPGLASDVDWHFLNAAAPEQRWPDASALPLGAPYEITNMHPREPVLRGFLPDWTARCFASFRQDGAELAEIALRPTTVWFFPHLERAVLVWHGGMPIAEDDAADVKHIMPALELPDAPRPLAHYQEVLRRRIDPAQAIHVVRDSDLVPKSVLGEWEAAKLFDPWSRPTARNMRAGQQREYDTQRAQLVAMGLEPDDYLPRPPDAEILPDLDDMPDYTQRVQERIEDSVRSRKQLEADNEARRQEAGFDAGPTPGAPASRFDPDAFIREIERADDFAREAGGAAAAPMFSAQQRAQMIERVHRSYLHAAHLSDPAPAPTSFRAAKIRRRLESAPPGERRFARMNLIGANLSGMDLRGADFSGAMLEDADLSGARLDGCDFSQAVLARANLSGAIGPAARFDGANLGAARCVGSDFSGASFVEANLDKAMLESSVFAGATFERTGFHESVLRQCDLRRTRWMQVPMFRLQLDQLVFDEADFSRVVWLECRMADVSFAGAKLVQCGFVSLDGGAGIAFSEARLEACSFAHGSSLPGALFRAASLTHCGLRGAGLAGADFTQARLDGCDFSACDLRGARLERMAAGESLFVRADLSGASLRGANLIDANLSKSNLLGADLAQANLFRADVSQALLDGTTHMDGAYTQHAKVWPARGTGGGA
- a CDS encoding pentapeptide repeat-containing protein, translated to MTRDELVDKVRHGVPLMGARLSGADLSGLDLSGAILEGVDLSGAALAGCSLEDATLSNCQLAGADLSQACLEGARIHRCDLSEVRAPGARIDDAAFVESQLARALFETERIARVQFFRCGLEQAVLKGAWIERSTFAESRMDGMDLCGARLEFAVFHRADLRTVAWTGARCESSVFIECDLSGQRLAGQRFALCQFTDSRLDEVDFTGADLVQSNFKGASLAGACFAGVDARQALFPEADARGVNFRAGRFERSIWVRARLDGADLREADLSLSVFQRARCAGADLRGARLDDADLSYADLGGADLRDAHFLRTRLHRAEQAETRFSTRAGIIEHDIELHKAQAWSDAP
- a CDS encoding DUF3540 domain-containing protein, which codes for MNVVALRSPATAASVSIHLLGKVLACEPHGAILVEDEGGGQWTCRRAASCLLQPAPGDTVLFSGPDAQRVFLIAVVEQADPRASRIEVPGDLVLSAPGGSIAVDSATDLRLHSAGKLDMAGAQWQVRAEQAQLQVAEMRYVGQAVDATVGRVRLLGKLFETMADRLLSMARSTLRVVDETEQVRVGHLDCEASHAVRIHGHHTVVTGKELVKVDAAQIHMG
- a CDS encoding DUF4150 domain-containing protein gives rise to the protein MFANCQLMGMDIAFPDVCRTPVPFPFPNMALGPMAIPNAWNILFMAMPAHNMATFTPITLGDQPGVLGGVISQTFMQQSRHLTGAFTVLVKGTPVTRVTSISLQNRCNIVGMRLVPSQFKMLVLAP
- a CDS encoding serine/threonine-protein phosphatase, with amino-acid sequence MLEATRTTPFAVPLSTSQFSCVGERSGNQDAIGYHLDDWFGCFVVSDGVGGNAGGEQAARTAVDTALNAFVANPSVAAEDIQQCVTRANDAILARQRAQAEQGKMSATFVSLFVDRSSGQARWAHVGDSRLYWFRRGVLMERTEDHSLSQRSREGMAHGEAAPANGAQALIQSNLLYRALGARERAEATVSGTQRLADGDAFLLCTDGLWQLISQQVMERSLQLADSAEEWLALLRRAAEAKADESRDNFSALAVWVGFPQQVTLAGTAQPPRHPG
- the tagH gene encoding type VI secretion system-associated FHA domain protein TagH gives rise to the protein MRWTVIEHAGRPVAAGPSALLAAPGGTIGRSPDNHLVLPDEQRQISRLQATVRFDDEGRAVLRNMSAVLPISVNGQTLRHDQESPIAEGDRVTIGSYVLEATPANAGTSRAASAIAPAPAAVEPTVAWPPAVESASSRLAAAPVSSRLASTPDFGAQAASLPTSMPPAYPPAPPPAAAPLDALLPQAPVSDVFSDLFGAGALPIGDTHAAPPREAPLQQPVPQPVPPPAQRPPAPVAAPVFAPASPAFAPPPAAFASPVPPPPAAPAPAPAARSSMPTAADWDAILANAPRRADTTPEPMPDPFAHEPFELPSQARRNPADPLAQLNPGATTDVSDFALKRGIDPLSLFAADRDAPSPLSDPRPTALTHAPALEDVHPAMDLLEKRPAVPGYTQPNHAHEVSGQFRPPTPMPLPVAQPPARMVEPEPEREAAPATPVAAPPTASMQSAPVEAVLAAMPTHPPATPAEAPLPAALPTMAPVTTPVVAPAPAAIEVPVEVPAEVVAPKASPEPVAVTAPSSPATDTAPALPAASCEALFRAFLDGAGVPDVAGQQQLDAEMMRRLGRLMRAFTDGTIELLSSRAMLKREVRAEITMIVDEENNPFKILPNGRAVLMQMFGARMPGFLPPEAAVHDALGDLQSHQLGMVAGMRAALLMVLQRFDPEALKKDTPHDGGLGEKLLPGGRDARLWRQLQQLHAETTAAVEDDFQAVFGRAFQQAYDREMERLKEARRA
- a CDS encoding TssQ family T6SS-associated lipoprotein; the encoded protein is MKSLLCALVIPLFLVAGCDTTPKATDPGPPQPERLSQQVARTTLERAQQAYDDGDYAKAISTLKSGGVSVFDAAEPNTRLAAMKLEAFSYCVANQLPECRTQFLKILDAFPSFDLSIAERKHPVWGPAFEAAKKMKR
- the tssJ gene encoding type VI secretion system lipoprotein TssJ, which encodes MHRRTLLRSAIVTSPLLAGLGGCASTAKSMPTPYAVSIKVDDGVNPDGRGQAAPILVKVFELKSSGNFETADYFALQDRDRETLAAELVNADQAILRSGEERVFKREAGLDSRAIGVIAGYRKLENARWRLVLPLKEPKQTNLYKVWQFSPSEQKVRIVIRKTGIELLPTT